One Anoplopoma fimbria isolate UVic2021 breed Golden Eagle Sablefish chromosome 2, Afim_UVic_2022, whole genome shotgun sequence DNA window includes the following coding sequences:
- the LOC129100686 gene encoding AP-2 complex subunit alpha-2-like isoform X1 — MPAVSKGDGMRGLAVFISDIRNCKSKEAEIKRINKELANIRSKFKGDKALDGYSKKKYVCKLLFIFLLGHDIDFGHMEAVNLLSSNKYTEKQIGYLFISVLVNSNSDLIRLINNGIKNDLASRNPTFMNLALHCIANVGSREMAEAFASQIPSILVAGDTMDSVKQSAALCLLRLNRTSPDLVPMGEWTARVVHLLNDQHLGVVTAAASLITTLAQKSPEDFKTSISLAVARLSRIVTSASIDLQDYTYYFVAAPWLSVKLLRLLQCYTPPEDAALRSRLTECLETILNKAQEPPKSKKVQHSNAKNAVLFEAIALIIHYDSEPTLLVRACNQLGQFLQHRETNLRYLALESMCTLASSEFSHEAVKTHIDTVINALKTERDVSVRQRAVDLLYAMCDRSNSKQIVAEMLSYLENADYSIREEIVLKVAILAEKYAVDYTWYVDTILNLIRMAGDYVSEEVWYRVIQIVINRDDVQGYAAKTVFEALQAPACHENLVKVGGYILGEFGNLIAGDSRSSPLVQFDLLHSKFHLCSVPTRALLLSAYIKFINLFPEVKATIQEVLRSDSQLRNADVELQQRAIEYLRLSCIASTDILATVLEEMPPFPERESSILAKLKRKKGPGNLPDIDDARWSVNGNAEHSETTESTNKFSPSLMADLLPTNRPRPASSSPTMLSAGTMGSAHPFTDLLNLNSTPSAGASVLVDVLSDISTPAILDVSEENFSRFVCKNNGVIYENQLLQIGLKSEYRQNLGRMYVFFGNKTSSQFLSFSSSVTSSDALKTQLNIQTKAVDPTVEGGAQLQQILNIECVSDFTDAPVLDIQFRYGGALQNIAVKLPVMLNKFFQPTEMTSQDFFQRWKQLGVPQQEVQTIFKARHPMDTDVTNAKILGFGVALLDGVDPNPANFVGAGVIHTKNTQVGCLLRLEPNTQAQMYRLTLRTSRESVSQRLCDLLSDQF; from the exons ATGCCTGCGGTTTCTAAAGGGGATGGGATGCGGGGCCTGGCCGTGTTCATCTCCGACATCAGGAACT GTAAAAGTAAAGAGGCAGAGATAAAGAGGATAAACAAAGAACTGGCCAATATCCGTTCCAAATTTAAAG GAGACAAGGCTCTAGACggctacagtaaaaaaaagtatgtctgCAAGCTGCTCTTTATCTTCCTTCTGGGCCATGACATCGACTTTGGACACATGGAGGCTGTCAACCTCCTCAGCTCCAACAAGtacacagagaaacaaatt GGCTACCTGTTCATCTCCGTGCTGGTGAACTCCAACAGCGACCTGATCCGTCTGATCAACAACGGCATCAAGAATGACCTGGCCAGCCGCAACCCGACCTTCATGAACCTGGCCCTGCACTGCATTGCTAATGTGGGCAGCAGAGAAATGGCCGAGGCTTTTGCTTCTCAAATCCCCAGCATCTTGGTGGCAGG GGACACGATGGACAGCGTGAAGCAGAGTGCAGCACTGTGTCTGCTACGGCTCAACAGGACGTCCCCTGACCTGGTCCCCATGGGCGAATGGACAGCACGAGTGGTCCATCTGCTAAATGATCAGCACCTG GGAGTCGTGACAGCAGCCGCCAGCCTCATCACCACTCTAGCCCAGAAGAGCCCCGAGGACTTCAAAACATCCATCTCACTGGCTGTGGCCAGGCTCAGTAGG ATTGTGACTTCGGCGTCCATCGACCTACAGGACTATACGTACTACTTTGTTGCCGCGCCATGGTTGTCCGTCAAATTGCTGCGCCTGCTACAGTGCTACACTCCACCcg AGGATGCGGCGCTGCGAAGCCGCCTGACAGAGTGTCTGGAGACCATCCTCAACAAAGCCCAGGAACCGCCCAAGTCCAAGAAGGTCCAGCACTCCAACGCGAAGAACGCTGTTCTGTTTGAAGCCATCGCCCTCATCATCCACTACGACAG TGAGCCCACCCTGTTGGTACGAGCCTGCAACCAGCTGGGCCAGTTTCTGCAGCACAGGGAAACCAATCTCCGTTATCTGGCTTTGGAGAGCATGTGCACACTGGCCAGCTCCGAGTTCTCTCACGAGGCAGTGAAGACGCACATAGATACCGTGATCAACGCTCTGAAG ACGGAGCGAGATGTGAGCGTTCGCCAGCGGGCCGTGGATCTGCTCTATGCCATGTGCGACCGCAGCAACTCCAAGCAGATCGTGGCAGAGATGCTGAGCTACCTGGAGAACGCCGACTACTCGATCAGAGAGGAGATA GTGCTCAAGGTGGCGATCCTGGCAGAGAAATACGCCGTGGACTACACCTGGTACGTGGACACCATTCTCAACCTCATCCGCATGGCCGGCGACTACGTCAGCGAGGAGGTGTGGTACCGCGTCATCCAGATCGTCATAAACCGAGATGACGTCCAAGGCTACGCAGCCAAGACCGTCTTTGAG GCGCTGCAGGCTCCCGCCTGCCATGAGAACCTGGTCAAGGTGGGGGGTTACATCCTGGGAGAGTTTGGCAACCTTATTGCTGGTGACTCACGCTCCAG CCCTCTGGTCCAGTTTGACCTCCTCCACTCCAAGTTCCACCTGTGCTCTGTGCCAACTCGGGCTCTGCTGCTGTCGGCCTACATCAAGTTCATCAACTTGTTTCCAGAAGTCAAGGCCACGATCCAAGAAGTCCTGCGCTCAGACAGCCAGCTCCGCAACGCTGACGTGGAGCTTCAGCAGAGAGCCATCGAGTACCTGAGGCTCAGCTGCATCGCCAGCACCGACATATTG GCAACAGTCTTAGAAGAGATGCCTCCGTTCCCAGAGAGAGAGTCGTCGATCCTGGCAaagctgaagaggaagaagggcCCAGGCAACCTGCCCGACATCGATGATGCCCGGTGGAGCGTCAACGGCAACGCCGAGCACAGCGAGACCACTGAAAGCACAAACAAG TTTTCTCCTTCACTGATGGCAGACCTTCTCCCCACCAACAGACCCCGCCCTGCCTCCTCTAGTCCCACCATGTTATCTGCTGGTACCATG GGTTCCGCCCACCCCTTCACAGACCTGCTAAATCTAAACTCCACCCCTTCAGCAGGAGCCAGCGTGCTAGTTGATGTCTTGTCCGACATATCCACCCCTGCAATCCTAGACGTGTCTGAGGAAAACTTTTCCAG GTTCGTTTGTAAGAATAACGGTGTTATCTATGAGAACCAGCTGCTGCAGATCGGACTGAAGTCTGAGTACAGGCAGAACCTGG GTCGCATGTACGTGTTCTTCGGCAACAAGACCTCCAGCCAGTTCCTCAGCTTCTCCTCATCGGTTACCAGTAGTGACGCTCTCAAGACT CAGCTGAATATCCAGACCAAGGCGGTCGACCCCACGGTAGAAGGCGGGGCTCAGCTCCAGCAGATCCTCAACATCGAGTGTGTGTCCGATTTCACAGACGCACCGGTGCTCGACATCCAGTTCAG ATACGGCGGAGCTCTTCAGAACATTGCCGTGAAGCTCCCCGTGATGCTGAACAAGTTTTTTCAGCCCACGGAGATGACATCCCAAGACTTCTTCCAGCGCTGGAAACAGCTTGGAGT tcctcagcaaGAGGTCCAGACAATCTTCAAAGCCAGACACCCGATGGACACAGACGTTACCAATgccaag ATTTTAGGTTTTGGTGTCGCTCTGCTGGATGGGGTTGATCCCAATCCTGCAAACTTTGTTGGAGCTGGAGTCATTCACACTAAGAACACTCAGGTGGGCTGCCTCCTCAGACTGGAGCCCAACACACAAGCACAG ATGTACCGTCTCACCCTCCGGACCAGCAGGGAGTCTGTGTCTCAGCGACTGTGTGACCTCCTCTCTGACCAGTTTTAG
- the LOC129100686 gene encoding AP-2 complex subunit alpha-2-like isoform X2 yields the protein MPAVSKGDGMRGLAVFISDIRNCKSKEAEIKRINKELANIRSKFKGDKALDGYSKKKYVCKLLFIFLLGHDIDFGHMEAVNLLSSNKYTEKQIGYLFISVLVNSNSDLIRLINNGIKNDLASRNPTFMNLALHCIANVGSREMAEAFASQIPSILVAGDTMDSVKQSAALCLLRLNRTSPDLVPMGEWTARVVHLLNDQHLGVVTAAASLITTLAQKSPEDFKTSISLAVARLSRIVTSASIDLQDYTYYFVAAPWLSVKLLRLLQCYTPPEDAALRSRLTECLETILNKAQEPPKSKKVQHSNAKNAVLFEAIALIIHYDSEPTLLVRACNQLGQFLQHRETNLRYLALESMCTLASSEFSHEAVKTHIDTVINALKTERDVSVRQRAVDLLYAMCDRSNSKQIVAEMLSYLENADYSIREEIVLKVAILAEKYAVDYTWYVDTILNLIRMAGDYVSEEVWYRVIQIVINRDDVQGYAAKTVFEALQAPACHENLVKVGGYILGEFGNLIAGDSRSSPLVQFDLLHSKFHLCSVPTRALLLSAYIKFINLFPEVKATIQEVLRSDSQLRNADVELQQRAIEYLRLSCIASTDILATVLEEMPPFPERESSILAKLKRKKGPGNLPDIDDARWSVNGNAEHSETTESTNKGSAHPFTDLLNLNSTPSAGASVLVDVLSDISTPAILDVSEENFSRFVCKNNGVIYENQLLQIGLKSEYRQNLGRMYVFFGNKTSSQFLSFSSSVTSSDALKTQLNIQTKAVDPTVEGGAQLQQILNIECVSDFTDAPVLDIQFRYGGALQNIAVKLPVMLNKFFQPTEMTSQDFFQRWKQLGVPQQEVQTIFKARHPMDTDVTNAKILGFGVALLDGVDPNPANFVGAGVIHTKNTQVGCLLRLEPNTQAQMYRLTLRTSRESVSQRLCDLLSDQF from the exons ATGCCTGCGGTTTCTAAAGGGGATGGGATGCGGGGCCTGGCCGTGTTCATCTCCGACATCAGGAACT GTAAAAGTAAAGAGGCAGAGATAAAGAGGATAAACAAAGAACTGGCCAATATCCGTTCCAAATTTAAAG GAGACAAGGCTCTAGACggctacagtaaaaaaaagtatgtctgCAAGCTGCTCTTTATCTTCCTTCTGGGCCATGACATCGACTTTGGACACATGGAGGCTGTCAACCTCCTCAGCTCCAACAAGtacacagagaaacaaatt GGCTACCTGTTCATCTCCGTGCTGGTGAACTCCAACAGCGACCTGATCCGTCTGATCAACAACGGCATCAAGAATGACCTGGCCAGCCGCAACCCGACCTTCATGAACCTGGCCCTGCACTGCATTGCTAATGTGGGCAGCAGAGAAATGGCCGAGGCTTTTGCTTCTCAAATCCCCAGCATCTTGGTGGCAGG GGACACGATGGACAGCGTGAAGCAGAGTGCAGCACTGTGTCTGCTACGGCTCAACAGGACGTCCCCTGACCTGGTCCCCATGGGCGAATGGACAGCACGAGTGGTCCATCTGCTAAATGATCAGCACCTG GGAGTCGTGACAGCAGCCGCCAGCCTCATCACCACTCTAGCCCAGAAGAGCCCCGAGGACTTCAAAACATCCATCTCACTGGCTGTGGCCAGGCTCAGTAGG ATTGTGACTTCGGCGTCCATCGACCTACAGGACTATACGTACTACTTTGTTGCCGCGCCATGGTTGTCCGTCAAATTGCTGCGCCTGCTACAGTGCTACACTCCACCcg AGGATGCGGCGCTGCGAAGCCGCCTGACAGAGTGTCTGGAGACCATCCTCAACAAAGCCCAGGAACCGCCCAAGTCCAAGAAGGTCCAGCACTCCAACGCGAAGAACGCTGTTCTGTTTGAAGCCATCGCCCTCATCATCCACTACGACAG TGAGCCCACCCTGTTGGTACGAGCCTGCAACCAGCTGGGCCAGTTTCTGCAGCACAGGGAAACCAATCTCCGTTATCTGGCTTTGGAGAGCATGTGCACACTGGCCAGCTCCGAGTTCTCTCACGAGGCAGTGAAGACGCACATAGATACCGTGATCAACGCTCTGAAG ACGGAGCGAGATGTGAGCGTTCGCCAGCGGGCCGTGGATCTGCTCTATGCCATGTGCGACCGCAGCAACTCCAAGCAGATCGTGGCAGAGATGCTGAGCTACCTGGAGAACGCCGACTACTCGATCAGAGAGGAGATA GTGCTCAAGGTGGCGATCCTGGCAGAGAAATACGCCGTGGACTACACCTGGTACGTGGACACCATTCTCAACCTCATCCGCATGGCCGGCGACTACGTCAGCGAGGAGGTGTGGTACCGCGTCATCCAGATCGTCATAAACCGAGATGACGTCCAAGGCTACGCAGCCAAGACCGTCTTTGAG GCGCTGCAGGCTCCCGCCTGCCATGAGAACCTGGTCAAGGTGGGGGGTTACATCCTGGGAGAGTTTGGCAACCTTATTGCTGGTGACTCACGCTCCAG CCCTCTGGTCCAGTTTGACCTCCTCCACTCCAAGTTCCACCTGTGCTCTGTGCCAACTCGGGCTCTGCTGCTGTCGGCCTACATCAAGTTCATCAACTTGTTTCCAGAAGTCAAGGCCACGATCCAAGAAGTCCTGCGCTCAGACAGCCAGCTCCGCAACGCTGACGTGGAGCTTCAGCAGAGAGCCATCGAGTACCTGAGGCTCAGCTGCATCGCCAGCACCGACATATTG GCAACAGTCTTAGAAGAGATGCCTCCGTTCCCAGAGAGAGAGTCGTCGATCCTGGCAaagctgaagaggaagaagggcCCAGGCAACCTGCCCGACATCGATGATGCCCGGTGGAGCGTCAACGGCAACGCCGAGCACAGCGAGACCACTGAAAGCACAAACAAG GGTTCCGCCCACCCCTTCACAGACCTGCTAAATCTAAACTCCACCCCTTCAGCAGGAGCCAGCGTGCTAGTTGATGTCTTGTCCGACATATCCACCCCTGCAATCCTAGACGTGTCTGAGGAAAACTTTTCCAG GTTCGTTTGTAAGAATAACGGTGTTATCTATGAGAACCAGCTGCTGCAGATCGGACTGAAGTCTGAGTACAGGCAGAACCTGG GTCGCATGTACGTGTTCTTCGGCAACAAGACCTCCAGCCAGTTCCTCAGCTTCTCCTCATCGGTTACCAGTAGTGACGCTCTCAAGACT CAGCTGAATATCCAGACCAAGGCGGTCGACCCCACGGTAGAAGGCGGGGCTCAGCTCCAGCAGATCCTCAACATCGAGTGTGTGTCCGATTTCACAGACGCACCGGTGCTCGACATCCAGTTCAG ATACGGCGGAGCTCTTCAGAACATTGCCGTGAAGCTCCCCGTGATGCTGAACAAGTTTTTTCAGCCCACGGAGATGACATCCCAAGACTTCTTCCAGCGCTGGAAACAGCTTGGAGT tcctcagcaaGAGGTCCAGACAATCTTCAAAGCCAGACACCCGATGGACACAGACGTTACCAATgccaag ATTTTAGGTTTTGGTGTCGCTCTGCTGGATGGGGTTGATCCCAATCCTGCAAACTTTGTTGGAGCTGGAGTCATTCACACTAAGAACACTCAGGTGGGCTGCCTCCTCAGACTGGAGCCCAACACACAAGCACAG ATGTACCGTCTCACCCTCCGGACCAGCAGGGAGTCTGTGTCTCAGCGACTGTGTGACCTCCTCTCTGACCAGTTTTAG
- the LOC129098830 gene encoding protein C19orf12 homolog, whose translation MAPRMDDVVRLCCEISAHDQIKVAVKNSAKGAIKVTGTAVVGGMLGGPPGLAVGAAVGGLLSWLTSGEFRPLPQILMELPPAQRQKLYDQVASVLDKLDWMDAAQLIALVMGNPTLQQQVKAALLNYVTKELQAEGLVLGPLLFSLYVIPIG comes from the exons ATGGCTCCACGAATGGATGATGTTGTGCGTCTGTGCTGCGAAATATCAGCTCACGATCAGATCAAGGTGGCAGTGAAAAACTCCGCCAAAGGAGCGATTAAGGTAACAGGAACTGCGGTTGTAGGCGGGATGCTCGGTGGACCTCCAGGGTTAGCTGTCG GTGCAGCAGTAGGCGGTCTCTTGAGCTGGCTAACCAGCGGAGAGTTTAGGCCTCTGCCTCAGATCCTGATGGAGTTGCCTCCTGCCCAGCGACAGAAGCTCTACGATCAAGTTGCGAGCGTCTTAGACAAACTGGACTGGATGGACGCGGCCCAGCTCATCGCCCTTGTGATGGGCAACCCCACTCTCCAGCAGCAGGTTAAAGCCGCGTTGCTGAACTACGTCACAAAGGAACTCCAAGCAGAG GGCTTGGTCCTGGGGCCCCTGCTGTTCTCTTTATATGTAATACCCATCGGATAG
- the LOC129103373 gene encoding protein C19orf12 homolog produces the protein MAPRMDDVVRLCCEISAHDQIKVAVKNSTKGAIVAGGTAFVGGLLGGPPGIAVGGAVGGLLGSWLTSGQFRPLPQILMELPPAQRQKLYDQVASVLDNLDWMDAAQLIALVMGNVTLQQQVTAVLLNYVTKELRAEVHYKD, from the exons ATGGCTCCACGAATGGATGATGTTGTGCGTCTGTGCTGCGAAATATCAGCTCACGATCAGATCAAGGTGGCAGTGAAAAACTCCACCAAAGGAGCGATTGTGGCAGGAGGAACTGCCTTTGTAGGCGGGCTGCTCGGTGGACCTCCAGGAATTGCTGTTG GTGGAGCAGTAGGCGGTCTCTTGGGCAGCTGGCTGACCAGCGGACAGTTTAGGCCTCTGCCTCAGATCCTGATGGAGTTGCCTCCTGCCCAGCGACAGAAGCTCTACGATCAAGTTGCGAGCGTCTTAGACAACCTGGACTGGATGGACGCGGCCCAGCTCATCGCCCTTGTGATGGGCAACGTCACTCTCCAGCAGCAGGTCACAGCCGTGTTGCTGAACTACGTCACAAAGGAACTCCGAGCAGAAGTGCACTATAAAGACTGA